From one Humulus lupulus chromosome 8, drHumLupu1.1, whole genome shotgun sequence genomic stretch:
- the LOC133795179 gene encoding flocculation protein FLO11-like, with the protein MGVEDEYAAEAFNSTSNGANFEDYMLFSPTITSPLHPSLPLSVIRSLLLSTTDSYFTTSYEEYFKITSGDDQLQKPAKPMPLMYPQSNTSSGSPNATNNCSSSDPSLNIYGTNNSDSTVDHHGQSFPGGNDQQSHLTKTLYPSPSPTTTTTTCSNGSSPNPSPSSAKSSSDAPPNLNLGGTIQSSNTTTNSKSSQSSTSTSNNNCSSPDPTTTFSADSQTSSTSDQRCRVSFPFEMDQSLYMSIISRYFSYMLVHADILQIGVPATANSRQSLPLSPPQSNTSNSSPSARNYCSSSDPSLDIDTNNSDSTVEHGQTFPGNNDQSGVYSSRFGDENYVLFPQPHTNGSTDDHYSHRNINLSSARSSSDPPSRLNLGGTSSLQFGVPEDSRQRRENNSTDLPSESDDLPQPPNGQSHNFSTASNVVVEDNSSSETPIFQLDDHATFPPLPPPGSS; encoded by the coding sequence ATGGGAGTTGAAGATGAATATGCTGCTGAGGCCTTTAATAGTACTAGCAATGGAGCTAATTTTGAAGATTATATGCTTTTCTCGCCCACAATAACTTCTCCTCTTCATCCAAGTTTGCCTCTATCAGTTATTAGAAGTTTATTATTATCAACAACTGATAGTTATTTCACAACCAGTTATGAAGAATATTTCAAAATAACCAGTGGGGATGATCAACTTCAAAAGCCAGCAAAGCCAATGCCATTAATGTATCCTCAATCAAACACTTCCAGCGGTAGTCCAAATGCTACAAATAATTGTTCTTCATCAGATCCTAGTCTCAACATATATGGTACTAATAATTCTGATTCTACTGTGGATCATCATGGTCAGAGTTTTCCCGGCGGCAATGACCAACAAAGCCATCTGACCAAAACGTTGTATCCAAGTCCAAGCCCAACAACGACTACTACTACTTGTTCCAACGGTAGTAGTCCAAATCCAAGTCCAAGTAGTGCCAAAAGCTCTTCAGATGCTCCTCCTAATCTCAACTTGGGTGGCACTATTCAATCATCAAACACCACTACTAATTCCAAGAGTAGTCAAAGTAGTACAAGTACTAGTAATAATAATTGTTCTTCACCAGATCCTACAACTACTTTTTCTGCTGATTCTCAAACTAGTAGTACAAGTGACCAAAGATGCCGTGTGTCTTTTCCTTTTGAAATGGACCAAAGCCTTTATATGTCTATTATTTCTAGATATTTTAGTTATATGCTGGTTCACGCTGATATACTTCAAATTGGGGTGCCTGCTACTGCTAACTCCAGACAAAGTCTACCATTATCTCCTCCTCAATCAAACACTTCCAACAGTAGTCCAAGTGCTAGAAATTATTGTTCTTCATCAGATCCTAGTCTCGACATAGATACTAATAATTCTGATTCTACCGTGGAACATGGTCAGACTTTTCCCGGCAATAATGACCAAAGCGGTGTGTATAGTTCTAGATTTGGTGATGagaattatgtcttgtttcctcaACCACACACCAACGGAAGTACTGATGATCATTATTCTCATCGTAACATTAATCTTAGTAGTGCCAGAAGCTCCTCAGATCCTCCTAGTCGTCTCAACTTGGGTGGTACTAGTAGCTTACAATTTGGGGTGCCTGAAGACTCCAGACAGAGGAGGGAAAATAATAGTACTGATTTACCATCAGAATCTGATGATTTGCCTCAACCACCAAATGGGCAGTCACATAATTTTTCTACAGCCAGTAATGTTGTTGTTGAGGATAATTCTTCGTCTGAAACACCAATTTTCCAGCTTGATGATCACGCTACATTTCCACCCTTGCCACCCCCAGGGTCATCTTGA